Proteins from one Leptospira saintgironsiae genomic window:
- a CDS encoding Lsa16 family lipoprotein adhesin: protein MKKLALNITILGIAALALGACSNTAQVVGNINCPTLEKGKLDPKVGILSDDQSNPVPVEFLPIGTVVKVYDYRNHYYIAKKLVRIKTEKNEGWVDPSCLVVAQNPDDSVFKWGYRSDYKPFLDREDRDRYNHKNDPNAAPDSKGRSADGFEYDIYRNLPKDKVPLADLAPELKK from the coding sequence ATGAAAAAATTAGCATTAAATATTACGATCCTCGGAATTGCAGCTCTCGCATTGGGAGCTTGCTCCAATACCGCTCAAGTTGTAGGGAATATCAATTGCCCTACATTAGAAAAAGGTAAATTGGATCCTAAAGTCGGAATTCTTTCTGACGACCAGTCTAATCCTGTTCCTGTGGAATTCCTTCCTATTGGAACTGTAGTAAAGGTTTATGATTATAGAAATCATTACTACATCGCGAAAAAATTGGTACGTATCAAAACTGAGAAAAACGAAGGATGGGTGGATCCATCTTGTTTGGTAGTCGCTCAGAATCCTGACGATTCAGTTTTCAAATGGGGATATCGTTCCGATTATAAACCTTTCTTAGACAGAGAGGACAGAGACAGATATAATCATAAAAATGATCCTAATGCAGCACCTGATTCAAAAGGAAGATCTGCGGACGGGTTCGAATATGATATCTACAGAAACCTTCCAAAAGATAAGGTTCCTCTGGCGGATCTAGCACCTGAGCTGAAAAAGTAA